The following nucleotide sequence is from Borreliella spielmanii.
GAATTTGCAAGAGCTTCTGTTATAACCCCAAGTTGAGATCCCCATATTTCGGTAGGATCATGTTCCACCCAGCTTGGTTGCGGATAGATTTGAGTAAATTCTTTTTGAGCAACCCCTTTTATGTTTGCATTTTTGTCAAATACTATTGCTCTTGAGCTTGTAGTACCTTGATCAATAGATAAAATGTATTTCATAATTTCTCCTTTTTACTTTAACAAAGATAAATATCTTTTAACCTTTGTTATTTTTTAATGTAAATTCGTAAATTGTAGCGCCCAAAATTGCCCCAATAATTGGACCAATTATTGGTACAATAAATATATTTAGGTTATTAAAGCCATGATTTTTAAACCCAGCAAATAAGAGTAAAATTCTTGGCCCCAGATCCCTTGCAGGATTAATAGCATAACCATTCATTCCCCCAAAACTTATTCCTATTGCCAAAACCACTGCTCCTATAATAAATGGAATAAATGGATTATCATCGTGTTTTTTTACAAAATCTCCAACAACAGAAATTAAAAACATTAGCAAAAAAGTTCCAAAAACTTGATCAATAAATCCAGGTAAAAATCCAGGAATAGCAGGAAAAGTTGCCATTATGCCTTGAGTATTTTCTAGTCCTGGATCTATTTCTATCCATTTAGGATAAAATACGACAAGTGTCATTAATGCGCCTGTAAATGCTCCTAATATTTGAGCTACAATGTAATGTAAAAGTTTTGAAACGGGAAATTTTCCAACACTTGCTAAGCCTATACTAACAGCCGGGTTTAGGTGTGCGCCACTAATTCTTGCTGCTGTATAAATACCAAACGTTACACCTAGCCCCCATCCAAATACTATATTTGTATATCCCCCTTTTATTATTTCTCCTGTTATTTCAGGACTTGATGGAAATAGTACTGTCATTGCAACAGATCCAGTTCCTAGAGCTAATAGAATAAATGTTCCCAAAAATTCCGATATAAATTCTTGGAATTTTGTATAATTCATAGTGTGTCTCCTTATTTTTATAGCAATTTTATTTTTTATTAAAAAGTTTGAATTTTTCAATTTTTGAATTTATATATTAAATTTTTAATTAAATTTTATTGTTCTTTTTGCAAAATAATTAGATTATTTATATTTTATCCTCTTTCTTTTAAGGATAATTAATATTTTTAATTATAACTTTATAATATTTATATTTAATATATTATTTCTAATTAAGATTAATGTCAATAATTTAAAAATTTTAATTTTTAAATTATTGATTTCTTTCCTAAAATTTGTTTAAGGATTTTTTATTTTATATTAAAATTTTTACATTGGATTTTTTTATTAATTCAATTTTATGATTCAATTTTATGTTTTAGAAATTCTTTTTTTATTTTATATGTGAATTATTTAGTTGGTTTTGGAGGTAGACTTGGTGATTGTAATAGAAGGTTTAATTGGGGTAGGAAAAACTACTCTTGGAAATATTTTGTCAAAGGAGTTGGAAGTTCCTTTTTATAGTGAACTGAATAATGATTTTACTTTGGCTGTATTAGATAAATTTTATAAGGATAAATCCAGATGGGCATTTCCAGTTCAAATTAATTTTCTCAATGAGAGGTTTAAGTTAATAAAAGGGGTGTTTAGAACAAAAGGGGGTATACTTGATCGATCTATTTATGGTGATTGTGTATTTGCGTCTCTTTTAAATTGCGATGGGCATATTTCTGATGAGGAGTATAAAATATATATTGATCTTCTTGATAATATGCTTGAACATTCTCAACGACCAAGTTTGCTTGTGTATCTTGATTGCAGTATTGATGAGGTTGAGCGCAGAATTAAAAATAGAAATAGGAGCTTTGAGATGAATATTCCTAGAGATTATCTTGAAGGTCTTAATAGAAAATATTTGAAGTGGTATAATGAATATAACTTGTCTTCAAAGATAAAATTTTCTTACGATGATATAAATATTTTTAACGAAGAAGATAAGAACAAAGTGATTTCTTTAATTAGAGATAAACTTGTATTATAATTACTTATAGTAGATTGACATTCTTTTATTGTATTTAAAGGTTGAGTGTTAATGGAGGTTCTTATGAGGAGATTATTTCTTCTGTATTTTTTATGTTCTTTTGTTTTTTTGAATTTGTTTGCCCAGGGTAGTTCTTCTTATGTTGATAAGCAAAAAGAGCTTGCTATTTTTTATTATGAGGTTGGTCAAAGGTATATAAATGTTGGTAAAGTTAAAAAGGGAAAGCTTTTTCAAGCAAAAGCTTTAAAGATTTATCCAGATTTGAAAAAGGGAGTTAATATTAAGCTTGCAATTAAAGAGCTTGATGCTAAGATTAAGGATGACAATTCCAAGGTTGTTATGCTTGAGGATGTTAAGCTTGAGGAGATACCTGGAATAGTGCATGAAAAAATAGAAATCAATGATTTTACAAATGCTCCTAAAATAGAATATATTGCCCAGAGAGAGAGAAGCAAAAATGAAGATAAAATTATTAAATTTCAATTTGGAAAGTTCGCAAGAGCCTTAATTTCTAGGAACTTTGATTTATTTGCTTCTGTTATTGCAGATAAAGTTAATGTTATGGGTCAATTTGAATTAAAAGACGATTTTATATCAGCTTTATCAAGAGCTTCATCTAAGATTGATGCAGAAGAGTTAGAATATTTATCAGTTGATGATTACTACGATTTAAAGTCTTTGAAAATTTTAAAATCCAACGATACTTCTTTTTCTGTTAATGTTAACGCCAAGAAAAATGATGTTACTAAAAATTTCCCATTTTGGAAAGAGCATCAGACTTTAATTTTTACCAAAGATGATGATAATGATAATTGGTTTTTGTCTTCTATAAAGTGAAATCTTAATATTGTAATTAAGAACATTGTCATTAGTATATGTATAAACAAGTCTCCAATTTTTTCATAAATGGTTGTAAATGTTGGGGACAGTTTTACGGTTGATAATAAGTAGCCTTTTGTAAAAGTTTCTAATCTTTTAATGCCTTCTCCGTATTCGTTGATGATGGCAGTGATTCCTGAGTTTGTAGCTCTAATGGTTTTGATTCCATTTTCAATGCTTCTAAATTTAGCTACAACAAAGTGTTGCCATTCTGCTGAATTTGTTTTTGACCAAGAGTCGTTTGAGAAATTGAGCAATGTATTAGCACCTTGGATTTTATAAAACCTTGAAAGTTCTGGGAATGCATCGTCATAACATATTAAGGGAGCAAATTTAAATTTTTTCAATTTCAATATTTCAATTTTATTTCCTTCAATTTGTCCCAAGAGCCTGAAATTTTTTAAAAAAAAGTTTCTTACAAATTTATATTCGTAAAATGGAATTTTTTCTGCAAAAGGGACTAAGAATATTTTAGAGTATATGTTTGCAATGTTGAGATTTGGCTCTATCATGTAAATAGAATTTTGTTGAATTCCTATGGTTTTGTCTACATTTGAAGGAGCCCCAATGGCAAATGGAATTTTTCGTTCTTTTATAAAATTTTTCAGCTCATTATGTAAGTCATAGTTTTTAAAGTATTGCTCTTCTTTGTTAAAAGGGTAGGTTAGTACTCCTTCACTCCAGATTACAAATTCTATTTTTGGGTTTTCTTTTAAGGCTTGTTCTGTAATTTCAATAGAATCTCTTATTCCTTTTTTGTCATTTCCAGGTAACCACGGATCAGTGTTAAGCTGAATAGCTGCAATGTTTAGACTATCTATTTCTTTTGCTAATAAACTTTTTAATTCTGTTTTTTTAAGCATTCCGTAAGTAAAAGATACTATTGTTAATAGTATTGGAAATATTGTGTTTAGCAAATTTGTTTTGTTTTTATGGATTAAAAAGTCTGCTATTCCTGAGTTTAAAAAGTAGACTACAAATGATACAAAAAATACACCAAAAATGTCTGCTACTTGAATTAAATTATTGAAGTTATTTACTGTGAAAGCGGCAAGCCCCCAGGGATACGCTAAAAATCCAATTGATCTTGAGTAATCATAAAATGTAAAAAGCATTGCTATTGCTATTGCTTTATTTTTAAAGTTTTTTAAAGAGTAATATAGAAAATAACCCAAAGCTAATGAATATGGAATGTATCCTATTACTACTCCTATGAAGGTAATCCACCCAAATGCATGAAAAAATCCAAGCCAAAAATTTTGCAAGCTGTTGGCTATTATAAAGTAAAATACCGTTAATCCTATTAATGTTTTTTTATTTTCGAGTTTGTTTAAAGCTATAAAAAGCGGTACATAAGCAACAAATCCCAGGATTGAATATCCGGTTTCTTTAATTTCGTTTGGAATTGCAAGTGTTGTAAGAATTCCTGAAAATGCGGCTAGGTAAAAACATCTGGTTTTCATTTTTCCTCTTTTTTACTATCATTATTAGTAATATAATGATGTAATATATTTAACATTATCATTAATAATTTTATATGATAGCATGGATTTTTTTGTATTATTATTGAAAATTTATGCTTATAATGGGTCTTGAAAGAAGTAAAGGGAATTATGTTGATTTTTGGTTTTGTTGGTTTGTTATTTTTAAATTTTTTTAATTTACATGCTCAAGGAATAGTTACCAATAAAGACGCTCAAGAAGAGTTTAAATGGGCTCTTAATTCCTATAATAATGGAATTTATGACGATGCTCTTTTATCTTTTAAAAAAATTTTAAGCTTTGATCCTAATAACCTTGATTATCATTTTTGGATTGGTAATGTTTATTATAGGTTGGGTTATGTTGAAGAAGCTTTAATGGAGTGGAGAAATTTAAAAGATCAAGGTTATAAAGTCCCCTATCTTAGACATTTGATTTCTACTATTGAGCAAAGAAGAGGTATTTTTTCAAATTACGAACTTAATTTTAAAAAACTTGTAAAAGTTGCTTCTCTTGATAACTCTATTTATAAAAGGCCACATGGGTATCAGATTACATCCTTGAGGGCTGATAAGTATGGCGGATATTATGCTGCAAATTTCGTGGGTAATGAAATATTATATTTTGATGTTAATAATAATGTTAATGCTTTAGTTAAAGATGGATTTAGTTATTTAAAATCACCTTATGATGTTATTGAAGCTAATAATTTGCTTTATGTGAGCCTTTATTCAAGCGATGAAATTGGCGTTTATGATAAGGTTCTTGGCGTTAAAAGGAGATCTATTGGAAAAAAAGGCACAAAAGATGGCGAATTGCTTGCTCCTCAGTATATGGCTATTGATAAGAGAAACTATATTTATGTGAGCGAGTGGGGAAATAAAAGGGTTAGTAAATTTGGACTTGAGGGTGATTTTATTCTTCATTTTGGTTATAGAACTTCAGGTTACAAAGGCCTTTTAGGTCCTACAGGTGTTACTTACTTGAATGAAAACATTTATGTTGCAGATTCTCTAAGAAATACTATTGAAGTTTTTGACACTAGCGGCAACCATTTATATTCAGTTTTTACTTCTATTGAAGGAATAGAGAGTCTTAGTAGCGATTCTGTTGGCAACAATATTATAGTATCTTCAAAGGATGGTGTTTATAATTACAATGTTGCTAAAAAGACAATTACAAAAATTTTAAAAGCAGATAAATTGAATTCTAAAATCTCTTCATCTATTTTGGATGCCAATAATCAGATGATTGTCTCAGATTTTAATAATGCCAAGGTTTCAGTTTATAAGAGTGATTCAAGCCTTTATGACAGTTTAAATGTTGATGTTAGAAGAATAGTTAGGCTTGGAGGGCCTAAAATTTACGTTGAGCTTAATGTTAGCAGTAAAAGTGGGTTGCCTGTTGTTGGGCTTAAGAGTGAAAATTTTTCAATTGCAAATGAAAATTATTACATTGTCAATCCTAAAGTAGCGTACAATGTAAATGCTTCAAAAGATATTAATATAGCAGTTGTTTTTGATAAATCTTCTTATATGAAAACCTATGATCTGGATCAAATTATAGGGCTAAATGCTTTAATGGAGTCGTCAAAAAATAAAAACTTTAGTTTTATAAATGCAACAAATGTGCCCATTATAGATAATATTGAAAGCTTGACAAATAGCATTAAAAATACAAGTTCCCTTGGTCCTTATAGTACAGATACTGTAAAAACAGATGTTAGTTTGAAGTTAGCAGGTTCTGGGCTTATGTCAAAAAGCTCAAGAAGAGCAGTAGTTTATTTTAGTGGTGGTGTTTTAAATCGTAAAGCTTTTGAAAAGTACTCTTTAGATACGATAGTAAGCTATTATAAAAATAATGATATAAGATTTTACTTAATATTATTTGGTAATAGTCCTGTTGATAGTAAGCTTCAGTATTTAGTTAACGAAACGGGCGGTGCTATAATCCCTTTTTCATCTTATGAAGGGGTGTCTAAAGTTTATGATTTAATTTTAGAACAAAAAACGGGTACTTATTTGTTAGAATATTATTATCCAGGCCCTCAAGAGCCTAATAAATATTTTAATTTATCTGTTGAGGCAAATATAAATCAACAGACAGGAAGAGGGGAGTTTGCATATTTTATTAATTAGATTGCTTTTTAATTTTATGAGGGGGAAGTCATGAGACTTAATGCGGGGAT
It contains:
- a CDS encoding MIP/aquaporin family protein — its product is MNYTKFQEFISEFLGTFILLALGTGSVAMTVLFPSSPEITGEIIKGGYTNIVFGWGLGVTFGIYTAARISGAHLNPAVSIGLASVGKFPVSKLLHYIVAQILGAFTGALMTLVVFYPKWIEIDPGLENTQGIMATFPAIPGFLPGFIDQVFGTFLLMFLISVVGDFVKKHDDNPFIPFIIGAVVLAIGISFGGMNGYAINPARDLGPRILLLFAGFKNHGFNNLNIFIVPIIGPIIGAILGATIYEFTLKNNKG
- a CDS encoding deoxynucleoside kinase — protein: MIVIEGLIGVGKTTLGNILSKELEVPFYSELNNDFTLAVLDKFYKDKSRWAFPVQINFLNERFKLIKGVFRTKGGILDRSIYGDCVFASLLNCDGHISDEEYKIYIDLLDNMLEHSQRPSLLVYLDCSIDEVERRIKNRNRSFEMNIPRDYLEGLNRKYLKWYNEYNLSSKIKFSYDDINIFNEEDKNKVISLIRDKLVL
- the lnt gene encoding apolipoprotein N-acyltransferase, encoding MKTRCFYLAAFSGILTTLAIPNEIKETGYSILGFVAYVPLFIALNKLENKKTLIGLTVFYFIIANSLQNFWLGFFHAFGWITFIGVVIGYIPYSLALGYFLYYSLKNFKNKAIAIAMLFTFYDYSRSIGFLAYPWGLAAFTVNNFNNLIQVADIFGVFFVSFVVYFLNSGIADFLIHKNKTNLLNTIFPILLTIVSFTYGMLKKTELKSLLAKEIDSLNIAAIQLNTDPWLPGNDKKGIRDSIEITEQALKENPKIEFVIWSEGVLTYPFNKEEQYFKNYDLHNELKNFIKERKIPFAIGAPSNVDKTIGIQQNSIYMIEPNLNIANIYSKIFLVPFAEKIPFYEYKFVRNFFLKNFRLLGQIEGNKIEILKLKKFKFAPLICYDDAFPELSRFYKIQGANTLLNFSNDSWSKTNSAEWQHFVVAKFRSIENGIKTIRATNSGITAIINEYGEGIKRLETFTKGYLLSTVKLSPTFTTIYEKIGDLFIHILMTMFLITILRFHFIEDKNQLSLSSSLVKIKV